One Paenibacillus riograndensis SBR5 DNA segment encodes these proteins:
- a CDS encoding NAD-dependent epimerase/dehydratase family protein, with protein sequence MHNHVKKAVVLGATGGTGTVIIAELLKRGISTVAFGRALPKLEQLAAKLGNPAGLSLKTGDVFKPEDVYQAAQGADVIFHCASVPYHEMSSKLLPMGEAVMEAANRLGTRVIAIDGIYPYGRRKDEQPISEDFPKNPHTKKGKVKLEFERMFFSPRWSRTERMIVRLPDYYGAAANEASYLGSTLEAIAAGKPGMFIGNMTVPREYVYLPDAAVMIVELALREEAYGQNWNIPGAGTISGKEIVRLARAASGRSKPVIPVGAFGLSLLGLFVPVMKEIVEMLYLTKEPLRLSGRKYERLAGPIPATSFEDGIRETIRAIQSRQAKAL encoded by the coding sequence ATGCACAATCATGTAAAGAAGGCTGTCGTATTAGGAGCAACCGGAGGAACCGGCACGGTTATTATTGCCGAACTGTTGAAAAGAGGCATCAGCACGGTGGCATTCGGAAGAGCTTTGCCTAAGCTGGAGCAGCTTGCTGCGAAACTGGGCAATCCGGCTGGACTTAGCCTGAAGACAGGGGATGTATTCAAGCCGGAGGATGTTTACCAAGCTGCGCAAGGGGCAGATGTTATTTTCCACTGTGCGTCGGTGCCGTACCACGAAATGAGCAGCAAGCTGCTGCCAATGGGCGAGGCTGTGATGGAGGCGGCGAACAGACTCGGTACCCGTGTGATTGCGATAGACGGAATTTATCCCTATGGACGAAGAAAGGATGAACAGCCAATCAGCGAGGACTTCCCCAAGAATCCGCATACGAAAAAAGGCAAAGTCAAGCTGGAGTTCGAGCGGATGTTCTTCAGCCCGCGTTGGAGCCGGACGGAGCGGATGATTGTCCGGTTGCCCGATTATTATGGCGCTGCCGCCAACGAAGCCTCTTACCTGGGTTCAACCCTTGAGGCGATTGCTGCAGGCAAACCGGGAATGTTCATCGGGAATATGACGGTGCCCCGTGAATATGTCTATCTGCCCGATGCGGCGGTGATGATCGTCGAGCTTGCCCTCCGGGAAGAGGCCTACGGGCAGAACTGGAACATTCCCGGAGCAGGCACGATCTCGGGCAAGGAGATCGTCCGCCTTGCCCGGGCAGCAAGCGGGAGATCCAAGCCGGTCATCCCGGTGGGAGCCTTCGGTTTATCGCTGCTGGGCCTGTTTGTACCGGTCATGAAAGAGATTGTGGAAATGCTCTATCTAACGAAGGAACCGCTGCGCTTAAGCGGCCGGAAGTATGAGCGTTTGGCCGGCCCCATCCCGGCGACTTCATTTGAGGATGGCATCAGGGAGACGATCCGTGCTATCCAGAGCCGGCAGGCCAAGGCTTTGTGA
- a CDS encoding UvrB/UvrC motif-containing protein, protein MNLAEKVAALPLSPGVYLMKDSLGHIIYVGKAKQLKKRVQSYFYNAKGHSPKVKQLVRNIRDFDYKLTDTEFEAFMLECQLIKEIKPMYNKKMKNPLAYSYIVIRTDTAYRQLAVTYDPAEYGDSLYFGPYTSRSTVERAVQGIKESQRILCSTPHARNALCLNHSLGLCLGMCGGGEALERYEGIIDSVAGLLNGNDPRILEELQQRMDLAAENFEFETAAKYRDYCTAVRSLLQKEKVIGFTEQNKNIVVLEPMQEQVLKLILIRGSEILDRARLDAGQMNAEQLCGIIQAAVQDSFSKPPHGEPGEISRHKLDEAQIIYSYLTGSSGSYAVIPQEWLEAGDGAAVAEAVRELLGGYFEAAPAKFQ, encoded by the coding sequence ATGAATTTGGCGGAGAAGGTGGCGGCCCTTCCTTTATCTCCCGGGGTCTACCTGATGAAGGACAGTCTGGGCCATATTATCTATGTCGGCAAAGCCAAACAGCTGAAGAAACGGGTCCAGTCCTACTTTTATAACGCCAAGGGCCATTCCCCTAAAGTAAAGCAGCTGGTCAGAAACATCCGGGACTTCGATTACAAGCTGACCGATACGGAGTTTGAAGCCTTCATGCTGGAGTGCCAGCTGATCAAAGAAATCAAGCCGATGTATAATAAAAAAATGAAAAACCCGCTCGCCTACAGCTATATCGTGATTCGCACGGATACTGCCTACCGGCAGCTGGCGGTGACCTATGACCCGGCCGAGTATGGGGACAGCCTGTATTTCGGCCCTTATACCAGCAGAAGCACGGTTGAGCGGGCGGTGCAGGGAATTAAAGAAAGCCAGAGAATCCTTTGCAGCACACCCCATGCCAGGAACGCGCTTTGTCTTAATCACTCGCTGGGTCTATGCCTCGGTATGTGCGGGGGCGGGGAGGCTCTGGAGCGGTACGAAGGGATTATAGACAGTGTGGCCGGGCTGCTGAACGGGAATGATCCCCGTATTCTGGAGGAGCTTCAGCAGCGGATGGATCTGGCAGCAGAGAATTTCGAGTTCGAAACCGCCGCCAAATACCGCGATTATTGCACAGCCGTCCGCTCCCTGCTGCAGAAGGAGAAGGTGATCGGCTTCACCGAGCAGAACAAAAACATCGTGGTGCTGGAGCCAATGCAGGAGCAGGTGCTCAAGCTGATCCTGATCCGGGGCAGCGAGATTCTGGACCGCGCCAGGCTGGACGCCGGGCAGATGAACGCAGAGCAGCTGTGCGGGATCATACAAGCCGCCGTCCAGGACAGCTTCAGCAAGCCTCCGCACGGAGAGCCGGGTGAAATCAGCCGCCATAAGCTGGATGAAGCCCAGATCATATACAGCTATCTGACAGGCAGCTCCGGAAGCTATGCTGTGATTCCTCAGGAATGGCTGGAGGCCGGGGACGGCGCGGCAGTTGCTGAAGCGGTCCGGGAGCTGCTGGGAGGCTATTTCGAAGCCGCGCCAGCTAAGTTTCAGTAA
- a CDS encoding EcsC family protein: MTETAGAYPHLETAEELNAALAETTKWEKEQNKLMIWDHLTRLPFKVLDKLTPKFIHEKLGKLLDELGSYIQNGGNYLVAGRKVGSLMQAASRAAGGSGEGPFPLAVMDKAAEQLTQSSRNVATAQGATTGFGGVFTLAADIPAVLGLSLKVIQEIGLCYGYNPADKAERIFTVKVMQFASSDIVGKRTILKELNLQAGGNGDIAPGTNEAVSKIQGWKEVITVYRDNWGWKKMLQAIPVAGMFFGAYTNRKALEDVAEAARMLYRKRRIIARLAEME; the protein is encoded by the coding sequence ATGACGGAAACTGCTGGGGCCTATCCCCATCTGGAGACTGCAGAGGAGCTGAATGCTGCGCTTGCTGAAACAACGAAGTGGGAAAAAGAACAGAACAAGCTGATGATCTGGGACCATCTCACCCGTCTGCCATTCAAGGTGCTCGATAAGCTTACACCCAAATTTATTCATGAGAAGCTGGGCAAGCTGCTGGACGAGCTGGGGAGCTATATCCAGAATGGAGGCAACTACCTGGTGGCCGGACGCAAGGTTGGGTCGCTCATGCAGGCCGCAAGCCGCGCGGCTGGAGGAAGCGGAGAGGGCCCTTTTCCCCTGGCCGTTATGGATAAGGCTGCAGAGCAGCTGACACAGAGCAGCAGGAATGTTGCCACCGCGCAGGGAGCGACAACGGGGTTCGGCGGAGTGTTCACGCTGGCGGCGGACATCCCCGCGGTACTGGGCTTGTCTCTGAAGGTCATTCAGGAGATTGGCCTTTGCTATGGCTATAATCCTGCGGATAAGGCGGAGCGGATCTTTACCGTCAAGGTGATGCAGTTTGCTTCTTCGGATATTGTCGGCAAGCGGACTATTCTGAAGGAGCTCAACCTGCAGGCCGGAGGGAACGGGGATATTGCGCCGGGAACGAATGAGGCTGTCTCCAAGATCCAGGGCTGGAAGGAAGTCATTACGGTGTACCGCGACAATTGGGGCTGGAAAAAGATGCTGCAGGCCATCCCGGTAGCAGGGATGTTCTTCGGTGCCTATACCAACCGCAAGGCGCTGGAGGATGTCGCTGAGGCTGCCCGGATGCTCTACCGCAAAAGACGAATTATCGCCAGATTGGCGGAAATGGAATAA
- a CDS encoding TetR/AcrR family transcriptional regulator: MTKRSGDVRTKEEAASVNRREQILEAAVVVFAEHGYFKATTAQVAEKVGISQPYIFKLFKNKEELFVAALDRAFERTIRTFSAVEASGDTLLEESIRVYEQMMETHPSEIILQVQALGIRDEAIRRSMQTGMNKVTQLMENKFTAAGVAHPEVEVSTFMANGMLCHIAMALEMPELKPKHLK, encoded by the coding sequence ATGACAAAGCGATCGGGAGACGTACGGACGAAGGAAGAAGCTGCCTCAGTGAACCGCCGGGAACAGATTTTGGAGGCCGCAGTAGTTGTATTTGCCGAGCACGGCTATTTCAAGGCGACAACCGCACAGGTGGCAGAGAAGGTAGGGATCTCCCAGCCGTACATTTTCAAGCTGTTCAAGAACAAGGAGGAATTGTTTGTGGCGGCGCTGGACCGGGCGTTTGAACGGACGATCCGCACATTCTCAGCTGTTGAGGCATCCGGAGATACACTTCTGGAGGAATCGATCCGGGTGTATGAGCAAATGATGGAGACTCATCCAAGTGAAATTATTCTGCAGGTGCAGGCCTTGGGTATTCGCGATGAAGCGATCCGCAGGTCCATGCAGACCGGAATGAACAAGGTGACACAGTTGATGGAAAATAAATTTACCGCTGCCGGGGTCGCTCACCCCGAGGTGGAGGTCAGTACATTCATGGCCAACGGCATGCTCTGCCATATTGCAATGGCGCTGGAGATGCCGGAGCTGAAGCCGAAGCATCTGAAGTGA
- a CDS encoding putative quinol monooxygenase: MRKFGMYAKFTSKPGDREALAAILLEAAAAAETVKECELYIVNLSESEPDVLWVTEVWSNAEAHSASLKDEATRATIQRAMPLIAGVEPIPLVPLGGKGLAFGTMDA, encoded by the coding sequence TTGCGCAAATTCGGAATGTATGCCAAGTTCACGTCTAAACCGGGAGACCGCGAGGCGCTGGCGGCGATTCTGCTCGAAGCTGCGGCTGCAGCTGAGACGGTGAAAGAATGCGAGCTGTACATCGTCAATCTTTCGGAGAGTGAGCCGGATGTCCTCTGGGTCACTGAGGTATGGAGCAATGCAGAAGCACACTCGGCTTCACTAAAAGACGAGGCGACCCGGGCCACCATCCAGCGGGCCATGCCGCTGATTGCAGGTGTCGAGCCCATTCCGCTTGTTCCGTTGGGAGGCAAGGGGCTGGCATTCGGAACTATGGATGCTTAG
- a CDS encoding MerR family transcriptional regulator: MKYSIGEFASILGVTADTLRLYEKHDIVRPMKDQHNNYRYFSDLDARNLLSSRWYRSMQIPLQDVAGLINDAPAEQVIQSIAGARQQLEEEIKRSVMLLDKINEIHAELGRIGEALYACRIREVPGMYRIQQTDKNQLLQKECLKRTVQAWMELLPFTFYSFRIENPESVLGTEELEYSWGLALLETDQRKLEVGVNESMEYIGPSTCISAVIASAYEKELGRESFQFMLDFAGAEGLAITGDIRGKILFTERMSRGNQTYLEIDIPLENNFT; the protein is encoded by the coding sequence ATGAAATATTCTATCGGAGAATTTGCCTCGATCCTGGGTGTGACGGCGGATACCTTGCGGCTCTATGAGAAGCATGATATTGTGCGCCCGATGAAGGATCAACACAATAACTACCGTTATTTCAGTGATTTGGATGCGAGGAATTTATTGTCGAGCCGGTGGTACCGGAGTATGCAGATTCCGCTGCAGGATGTAGCCGGGCTGATCAACGATGCCCCTGCGGAGCAGGTCATCCAGTCTATTGCCGGCGCACGGCAGCAGCTGGAAGAGGAGATTAAGCGCAGTGTCATGCTGCTGGACAAAATCAATGAGATCCACGCGGAGCTTGGACGGATCGGGGAAGCCCTTTATGCCTGCCGGATCAGGGAAGTGCCAGGCATGTACCGTATTCAGCAGACCGACAAAAATCAGCTGCTGCAGAAGGAGTGTCTGAAACGGACGGTTCAGGCTTGGATGGAGCTGCTTCCCTTCACGTTCTATTCCTTCAGAATCGAAAACCCCGAGAGCGTTCTGGGAACGGAAGAGCTGGAATACAGCTGGGGGCTGGCCCTGCTGGAGACGGATCAGCGGAAGCTGGAGGTCGGCGTGAATGAGAGTATGGAGTATATCGGGCCGTCCACCTGCATATCCGCAGTCATTGCCAGCGCGTATGAGAAGGAGCTTGGCCGGGAGTCCTTTCAATTCATGCTGGATTTTGCCGGGGCAGAAGGCCTCGCCATCACCGGCGATATCCGCGGCAAGATTCTGTTCACCGAACGAATGAGCAGGGGAAATCAAACCTATCTGGAGATCGACATCCCCCTTGAGAATAATTTCACATAA
- a CDS encoding DUF6033 family protein, which produces MYIPITGISGVSLTRPPQQPENHSSTPASALSFNETLAAVNAATMDQAERLKRKYGVRVRIQAVSKGGKELEHSGMSGDEREIIIAPNILQQMAKDPVMRNKVYGTLDPYVTQEQTSQNPLQPLKGGKGLNHSLIVHKDGSVALWSAAASPREAETGKHLDMENRNEQAEESRTAAERRHAWEAALPILSKNLLSAAEASLQGQEPAANPVDGVAAHDWLHQLQLVRARRSNKLL; this is translated from the coding sequence GTGTATATTCCTATTACAGGGATCAGCGGAGTTTCTTTGACCCGGCCGCCGCAGCAGCCAGAGAACCATTCGTCCACCCCGGCCTCTGCGCTCAGTTTTAACGAAACCCTGGCGGCGGTCAACGCGGCGACAATGGATCAGGCGGAGCGGCTAAAGCGGAAATATGGAGTTAGAGTGCGGATTCAGGCCGTGTCCAAGGGCGGAAAAGAATTGGAGCATTCCGGGATGAGCGGCGACGAACGGGAAATAATCATTGCGCCCAACATTCTGCAGCAGATGGCTAAGGACCCAGTCATGCGCAATAAAGTGTATGGAACCCTTGATCCATACGTTACTCAAGAACAGACAAGCCAGAATCCATTGCAGCCGCTGAAGGGCGGGAAGGGCTTAAACCACAGCCTGATTGTACATAAGGACGGTTCAGTTGCCCTATGGTCTGCTGCAGCCTCTCCGAGGGAAGCAGAGACAGGCAAGCATTTGGATATGGAGAACCGGAATGAACAAGCAGAGGAAAGCAGGACGGCTGCCGAGAGACGGCATGCCTGGGAGGCGGCCCTCCCGATTTTATCTAAAAATCTGCTTTCGGCTGCAGAAGCCTCTCTGCAAGGACAAGAGCCTGCTGCCAACCCGGTAGACGGAGTAGCTGCCCATGACTGGCTCCACCAGCTTCAACTGGTGCGGGCCAGAAGGTCTAACAAATTGCTGTAA
- a CDS encoding Bax inhibitor-1/YccA family protein, with the protein MIGRSGNPTLNEKTFEREERYSGQERMSINGTVNKTFITLTILLAGAFSAWSMYFNGQDVSAYAIGGALAGFVLALIISFKPTAAPYLVPVYALAEGLFLGAISASYEGLYYGITLQAALLTLSIFVALLLAYKTRIIRATEKFKLGVFAATAGIAIVYLLSFVLGLFGVTVPYLHSNSLIGIGISVIIVIVAALNLVLDFDFIEHGAQQGAPKYMEWYGAFGLMVTLVWLYVEILRLLSKLRSRN; encoded by the coding sequence TTGATCGGACGCAGCGGGAATCCCACGTTAAATGAAAAAACGTTTGAACGCGAAGAACGGTACTCCGGACAGGAGCGTATGAGCATTAACGGAACGGTCAACAAAACCTTTATTACCCTGACCATTCTGCTGGCAGGTGCCTTCAGCGCCTGGTCGATGTATTTTAACGGACAGGATGTATCTGCTTACGCGATCGGCGGGGCGCTGGCCGGATTCGTGTTAGCATTGATTATCAGCTTCAAGCCGACGGCTGCCCCTTATCTGGTACCGGTCTATGCGCTGGCGGAAGGGCTGTTTCTCGGGGCAATCTCAGCGTCATACGAAGGTTTGTATTATGGCATCACTTTGCAGGCTGCGTTATTGACCCTGAGCATCTTTGTCGCTTTATTGCTTGCCTACAAGACAAGAATAATTAGAGCGACGGAAAAATTCAAGCTCGGCGTATTTGCCGCCACAGCCGGAATCGCCATTGTATATCTACTGAGCTTTGTGTTGGGATTGTTCGGTGTAACCGTGCCCTATTTGCATAGTAACAGTCTGATCGGAATCGGCATTTCGGTCATTATTGTCATCGTTGCCGCGCTTAATCTGGTGCTTGATTTTGATTTTATTGAGCACGGGGCGCAGCAGGGAGCTCCGAAGTACATGGAATGGTACGGGGCCTTTGGTCTCATGGTCACGCTGGTGTGGCTCTATGTGGAGATCCTCAGACTGCTGTCCAAGCTGCGGAGCCGAAATTAA
- a CDS encoding N-acetylglucosamine kinase, protein MLENQEVVIGVDGGGTHTRVMVSSLDGCVLSYVESGAAWVQKDLQATHNVKQAIQEALQVAGRTLGDVRGLAAGIAGYDSQEDLEWVQALTAVEGLDCPKWHYNDAVAAHYGALLTKPGIVALSGTGSIIMAMKEDGQYLRNYDFHHYTGSGARFLAYDAAYEMLAGHTDETDREMIKDMLCHWGAGTIQELWQLARTGFIEDRRNRDRKFEQFAPFITEAASKGSSLAGRVSDRAIYQLKVGIELLAPFVAGETVLVSFIGSVINSSYFKEKLSALLMQGSSQTYTIVEPRFTPVTGSVLYAISRVTGHGICEEWVHNLDRGSQTHPGYKAAETQQSQL, encoded by the coding sequence ATGCTTGAGAACCAGGAAGTGGTTATCGGAGTAGATGGCGGCGGTACCCATACTCGTGTAATGGTCAGCAGCCTGGATGGGTGTGTTCTCTCTTATGTCGAGAGCGGCGCAGCTTGGGTACAAAAAGATTTGCAGGCCACACACAACGTGAAACAGGCGATACAGGAAGCTTTGCAAGTAGCGGGCAGAACACTGGGCGATGTTAGAGGACTTGCTGCCGGCATTGCCGGCTACGATTCACAGGAAGATCTGGAATGGGTACAAGCGCTAACGGCTGTGGAGGGACTGGACTGCCCCAAATGGCATTACAATGATGCGGTCGCTGCGCATTACGGCGCTCTTCTGACAAAGCCCGGCATTGTTGCTCTTTCCGGCACGGGCTCCATCATTATGGCCATGAAGGAAGACGGGCAATACCTCAGGAACTATGATTTCCACCATTATACGGGCAGCGGAGCCCGCTTTCTGGCCTATGATGCCGCATATGAAATGTTGGCGGGGCATACGGATGAGACAGATCGGGAAATGATCAAGGATATGCTCTGTCACTGGGGAGCAGGCACAATTCAGGAGCTGTGGCAGCTCGCCCGGACAGGATTTATTGAAGACCGCCGGAACCGGGACCGCAAATTCGAACAGTTCGCACCTTTTATCACCGAAGCAGCCTCCAAAGGAAGTTCCCTGGCGGGACGGGTGTCAGACCGGGCAATCTATCAGCTTAAAGTGGGCATCGAATTGTTGGCGCCTTTTGTGGCGGGGGAGACTGTTCTTGTCTCATTCATTGGAAGCGTCATTAACAGCAGCTATTTCAAAGAAAAACTCTCGGCTCTCTTAATGCAGGGCAGCAGCCAAACATACACGATCGTGGAGCCCCGCTTCACTCCTGTCACCGGATCTGTGCTCTATGCAATCAGCAGGGTAACCGGACATGGCATATGCGAAGAGTGGGTCCACAATCTGGATAGAGGCTCCCAAACCCATCCCGGGTATAAAGCTGCGGAAACCCAGCAGTCCCAGCTCTAA
- a CDS encoding FAD-dependent oxidoreductase encodes MRKQAQSKIFTLSVCLIMMLSLISGCSGNNTAEPAASEQPSASPEATQQAGDDNGVPASFKAGTYKAEADGKDGKIQVEVTLDAQSTITDIKVLNQKETAGIGVEAINKIKDEIISGQTLAIDAVSGASESSAAILTAVEDALKQAGGNVEAFKSRKVAKAGEGKTEQLSADVVVVGAGASGVSAAVSAADKGAKVIIIEKTATIGGASNLSWAGKFYNSSAAVSSGLKVSVEKEISDWIVNNHWRVDAAAIRQYVTKSGETYDWLNKKGYKTTFINFAGEQLHMLPAYETRQPTLRAMLAASVEKGGGQVITETTAKKLMTGANGEVTGVVAEKADGTTLEITGKSIIMATGGYAGNKEMVKEAFGFEGVNGGLGQNIGEGLKMAWDAGAKVPDNFGGQMLHQTLARATEKLKAEYTPFEASYPLMLSYLPTLMNVGPSGARFRDEAATLTSVAAANTSAFNGAYHLVIISQAQIDALKAKGMNGVKAPSLPGMPPEFYATFADQFKLDTPWKDADKVFESMVANGDGYKGSTIAELAQNAGLDAEVFAHDFNQYQEATKTGVDTEFGKAKEYLIPMGQSGPYYAIIAEVNNLGSVGGLLVNTQFQVLNDKRVPVKGLYAVGLESEGVLFNDTYVGNGVGLGYSFTSGRLGGEDAAAGALAK; translated from the coding sequence ATGCGCAAGCAAGCACAGAGCAAAATATTCACGTTATCCGTGTGCCTCATCATGATGCTGTCGCTGATCAGCGGCTGCAGCGGCAATAATACTGCTGAACCGGCAGCTTCCGAGCAGCCGTCGGCGTCGCCCGAGGCGACTCAGCAGGCGGGGGATGACAACGGGGTGCCGGCTTCTTTTAAAGCAGGAACCTATAAGGCGGAGGCCGATGGAAAAGACGGAAAAATTCAGGTGGAGGTTACCCTGGATGCCCAATCCACAATCACCGACATCAAGGTGCTCAACCAGAAAGAGACGGCCGGAATCGGCGTTGAAGCGATCAACAAGATCAAGGATGAGATCATCTCAGGCCAGACGCTTGCGATTGATGCGGTCAGCGGGGCTTCCGAATCCAGCGCGGCCATTCTGACTGCTGTTGAGGATGCACTGAAGCAGGCGGGCGGCAACGTAGAAGCATTCAAGTCCCGGAAGGTAGCCAAAGCCGGTGAAGGCAAAACCGAGCAGCTGTCGGCAGATGTTGTCGTTGTAGGCGCAGGGGCATCCGGTGTTTCAGCAGCCGTATCAGCGGCTGACAAAGGGGCCAAGGTTATTATTATTGAGAAAACCGCCACCATTGGCGGAGCAAGCAACCTGTCCTGGGCGGGCAAGTTCTACAATTCCTCGGCTGCGGTCAGCAGCGGGCTTAAAGTGAGTGTGGAAAAGGAAATCTCCGACTGGATTGTGAATAACCACTGGAGAGTCGATGCGGCGGCGATCCGCCAGTATGTAACGAAGTCGGGGGAAACCTATGACTGGCTGAACAAAAAAGGCTACAAAACCACCTTCATCAACTTTGCCGGGGAACAGCTGCATATGCTTCCGGCCTACGAAACCCGCCAGCCCACACTGCGGGCGATGCTGGCAGCTTCGGTGGAAAAGGGCGGCGGACAAGTAATCACCGAAACGACTGCCAAAAAGCTGATGACAGGAGCAAACGGTGAGGTGACCGGTGTAGTTGCCGAGAAAGCAGACGGCACGACGCTTGAAATTACCGGAAAAAGCATTATTATGGCAACCGGCGGCTATGCCGGCAACAAGGAAATGGTCAAAGAGGCCTTCGGTTTTGAAGGTGTCAACGGGGGACTCGGCCAGAATATCGGCGAAGGCCTGAAAATGGCCTGGGATGCCGGAGCCAAGGTTCCTGATAACTTCGGCGGGCAGATGCTGCATCAGACCCTGGCCAGAGCCACGGAGAAGCTGAAGGCTGAATACACGCCGTTCGAAGCCAGCTATCCGCTGATGCTGTCCTACCTGCCTACCCTGATGAATGTCGGTCCTTCAGGAGCGAGATTCAGAGACGAGGCGGCGACGCTCACCTCCGTAGCAGCTGCCAATACCAGTGCTTTTAACGGAGCTTATCATCTGGTCATTATTTCGCAGGCGCAGATCGATGCTCTGAAGGCGAAAGGAATGAACGGTGTAAAAGCACCTTCCCTGCCGGGAATGCCGCCGGAATTCTACGCCACTTTTGCCGATCAGTTCAAGCTGGATACGCCGTGGAAGGATGCGGACAAGGTATTTGAATCCATGGTTGCCAACGGCGATGGCTACAAAGGCAGCACCATTGCAGAGCTGGCCCAGAATGCCGGTCTGGATGCAGAGGTGTTTGCACATGATTTCAACCAATACCAGGAAGCAACGAAGACCGGGGTAGATACCGAGTTCGGCAAAGCAAAGGAATACCTTATTCCTATGGGACAGAGCGGTCCATATTACGCGATCATCGCCGAAGTCAACAATCTGGGTTCGGTCGGGGGATTGCTGGTCAATACCCAGTTCCAGGTGCTGAATGACAAACGTGTGCCGGTCAAGGGGCTGTATGCGGTTGGCCTCGAATCCGAAGGCGTATTGTTCAATGATACCTATGTCGGCAACGGCGTAGGCCTGGGTTATTCCTTCACCTCCGGCCGTCTGGGCGGGGAAGACGCAGCAGCAGGGGCTTTGGCAAAATAA
- a CDS encoding SDR family oxidoreductase, producing the protein MKIALTGATGHFGSIVAETLLKSVAAENLVVSVRNPEKADNLRTRGVDVRHGDFDQPETLDTAFAGVDRLLIVSADGDNDTRIRQHKAAVDAAVRAKVGFIVYTSVGHADSSSLFLAPVHRATEEFIRESGIPYSFLRNNWYLENEVGSIQAVQAGAPWVTSAGDGKVGWATRRDYAEAAAAVLAGEGHKNTVYELSGTPATQAELAAVVGKLLGKEVPVQQVDDAVYANIMAKAGVPEAALPIVVAIQQAIREGALDIASSDFTKLLQRPLTPLSEGVKDLLGN; encoded by the coding sequence ATGAAGATTGCATTAACAGGAGCCACCGGACACTTCGGTTCCATCGTGGCCGAAACTTTACTGAAGTCAGTAGCGGCAGAAAACCTGGTAGTCAGCGTCAGAAACCCGGAAAAAGCGGACAATCTCCGCACACGCGGAGTAGACGTCCGTCATGGTGATTTCGACCAGCCGGAGACACTTGATACAGCATTTGCCGGTGTGGACCGACTGCTGATCGTATCGGCTGACGGGGACAACGACACACGGATCCGCCAGCACAAAGCAGCGGTCGATGCCGCAGTGCGCGCGAAAGTCGGCTTTATCGTCTATACCAGTGTCGGTCATGCCGACAGCAGCTCACTTTTCCTGGCACCGGTTCACCGTGCGACCGAGGAGTTCATCCGTGAATCCGGGATTCCGTACTCCTTCCTGCGCAATAACTGGTATCTGGAGAATGAGGTTGGCTCCATTCAGGCAGTTCAAGCCGGAGCCCCATGGGTGACCTCGGCTGGCGACGGCAAGGTGGGCTGGGCAACCCGCCGTGATTATGCAGAAGCGGCAGCAGCTGTATTGGCGGGCGAAGGCCATAAGAATACCGTATACGAATTGTCAGGCACACCGGCAACACAGGCTGAGCTGGCAGCAGTTGTCGGCAAGCTGCTGGGCAAGGAGGTTCCGGTTCAGCAGGTGGATGATGCCGTGTATGCCAATATTATGGCAAAAGCAGGCGTACCGGAAGCTGCACTCCCGATTGTAGTCGCTATTCAACAAGCGATCCGCGAAGGCGCGCTCGACATCGCCAGCAGCGACTTCACGAAGCTGCTGCAGCGCCCGCTTACACCGCTTAGTGAAGGTGTAAAGGATCTGCTCGGGAATTAA